The following proteins are co-located in the Heliorestis convoluta genome:
- a CDS encoding Rpn family recombination-promoting nuclease/putative transposase, translating into MDGPEGKLICHIEFQSYNAKDMPYRMLRYALEVHKRKKLPINQLVVYFGQKKLTMKERIKYFIGPGQHLLHLALF; encoded by the coding sequence ATGGATGGACCAGAAGGGAAACTTATCTGTCATATCGAATTCCAAAGCTACAATGCGAAGGACATGCCTTATCGGATGTTGCGTTACGCTTTAGAAGTTCATAAGCGTAAAAAGTTGCCCATTAATCAGTTGGTTGTATACTTTGGTCAGAAAAAATTAACCATGAAAGAACGAATCAAGTACTTTATTGGTCCAGGACAGCACCTCCTACATCTCGCTCTTTTCTAA
- a CDS encoding AAA family ATPase → MLFQKNNATNHPVRQEVLSEPTSSVKPLSLSRNELMVLSMAEVAIEEVQWLWKPYIPLGKITILEGDPSEGKTWLALDLAARVSNGQQHTYPQLQLTEPANVLLATAEDGLGDTIRPRLERLQADCHNIHSVVGMKIGSIKKAFSFQNLNLLEEKLDFYRPKLVIIDPLQAFLGPGIDMHRANETRPILSNLSTMAETYQTAVLVIRHLAKATGNKAIYRGMGSIDFTGAARSVLAVGKLPEPSEERVMLHLKSNLAEKGKGQAFMIAEEGLVWTGERDVDADEIMNQIPQKDGALKDVEAFLRTELSEGPKEAKEVQEKAQAHGFTTYQLRKVREKLKVKSYKPSGEEKNACWYWALP, encoded by the coding sequence ATGCTCTTTCAGAAAAATAATGCCACAAACCATCCAGTGCGTCAAGAAGTACTTTCAGAACCTACGTCTTCTGTCAAGCCCTTATCTCTTTCACGCAATGAACTCATGGTCTTATCGATGGCAGAAGTAGCAATTGAAGAAGTACAGTGGCTCTGGAAGCCTTATATTCCCCTTGGCAAGATTACTATCTTAGAAGGTGATCCCAGTGAAGGGAAGACATGGCTAGCCCTTGATCTAGCAGCTAGAGTAAGCAATGGACAGCAACATACTTATCCACAACTCCAACTCACAGAACCAGCCAACGTGCTCCTTGCAACAGCAGAAGATGGCTTGGGAGATACCATAAGACCAAGACTAGAGCGCTTACAAGCCGACTGTCACAACATCCACTCAGTCGTAGGTATGAAGATCGGTTCAATAAAGAAAGCTTTCTCCTTTCAGAATCTGAATTTGCTAGAAGAAAAGCTAGATTTCTATCGTCCCAAGCTCGTCATAATAGACCCCTTACAAGCCTTCTTAGGTCCCGGTATAGACATGCACAGAGCCAATGAGACACGGCCAATACTATCTAACCTATCAACCATGGCAGAAACATATCAAACGGCTGTACTTGTCATTCGGCATCTAGCCAAAGCAACAGGCAACAAAGCGATCTACCGTGGCATGGGCTCCATTGACTTTACAGGTGCAGCACGCTCTGTCTTAGCTGTCGGCAAACTCCCAGAACCATCTGAAGAGCGAGTTATGCTCCATCTCAAAAGCAACCTAGCAGAGAAAGGCAAAGGCCAAGCTTTTATGATCGCAGAAGAAGGACTCGTCTGGACTGGTGAGCGAGATGTAGATGCTGATGAGATCATGAACCAAATTCCTCAGAAAGATGGAGCATTGAAAGATGTAGAAGCATTCCTAAGAACTGAACTATCAGAAGGACCAAAAGAAGCGAAAGAAGTACAAGAGAAAGCCCAAGCTCATGGTTTTACGACTTATCAACTCAGAAAAGTTCGTGAGAAGCTGAAAGTGAAATCTTATAAACCATCCGGTGAAGAGAAAAACGCATGCTGGTACTGGGCATTGCCTTAA
- a CDS encoding RtcB family protein, which translates to MATTTANSDLAHLPLDSQEGMDYLEWMNLALAFAQENRLVIMAQVQEVLSQYFSDLSFEKPINAHHNYAALENHFNRDLVVYRKGSIRVAMGELGIIPGAMGMHSYIVRGHGQAKALHSCSHGAGRILSRKGALKAYSPEQVMKELSQRKVILGKRKQGIILSAYIPYVTMILANFLQLTLIKERGKKTHLSSLILVQN; encoded by the coding sequence TTGGCAACGACGACGGCCAACTCTGATCTGGCACACCTGCCTTTAGATAGCCAAGAAGGAATGGACTATCTAGAATGGATGAACTTAGCTCTTGCTTTTGCCCAAGAAAACCGCCTTGTAATCATGGCTCAAGTTCAAGAAGTCTTGTCCCAATACTTTTCTGATCTATCCTTTGAAAAACCGATCAACGCTCATCACAATTACGCTGCTTTAGAGAACCACTTTAATCGAGATCTGGTTGTTTATCGTAAGGGATCGATTCGTGTTGCCATGGGAGAATTAGGAATCATCCCCGGTGCTATGGGCATGCACTCCTATATTGTTCGTGGCCATGGACAAGCCAAAGCTCTGCACTCCTGCTCCCACGGTGCGGGACGCATTCTTTCTCGCAAAGGAGCACTAAAAGCCTACTCTCCCGAACAAGTCATGAAAGAACTGAGTCAACGAAAAGTCATCCTAGGGAAACGAAAGCAGGGAATCATACTGTCGGCATATATCCCTTATGTAACGATGATACTTGCAAATTTCTTGCAATTGACTTTGATAAAGGAACGTGGCAAGAAGACGCATCTATCTTCACTGATACTTGTGCAGAATTGA
- a CDS encoding HIRAN domain-containing protein: MSNAEVLWLAWQNPRSRQYYHVGTLTLKNDQYTFTYTWYEKAENRKLEHALQDGYSLHPSFPDRQRLYISHKLFPAFDRRLPSIDRLDFDSILSDLGLTNNCSKMDLLRRTRGRIANDTYSFEEPIFIDDNGNTLITCFVHGMRHQKLPSDWQKYLSINDSVHLMQEPENPSDPNAIAIYTHSGLCLGYVPAFYTEALNSLLNQGAKIRACIEYVNEKATAHWWVKIKCISTPFSIEENANKETKRMLSSVLS, translated from the coding sequence TTGTCTAACGCAGAAGTACTCTGGCTGGCATGGCAAAACCCACGGAGTCGACAATACTATCACGTTGGAACACTAACATTAAAAAATGATCAATATACATTCACCTATACATGGTATGAAAAGGCAGAGAATCGTAAGCTAGAGCATGCTTTACAAGATGGTTACTCACTCCACCCTAGTTTTCCAGACAGACAACGATTATATATCTCTCATAAACTTTTCCCTGCTTTTGATCGTCGGTTGCCCTCGATTGATCGCCTAGATTTCGATTCCATTCTTTCTGATTTAGGCTTGACGAATAACTGCAGTAAAATGGATTTGTTACGACGAACTCGTGGACGCATAGCGAATGACACTTATTCTTTTGAAGAACCGATCTTTATAGATGATAATGGCAATACACTTATTACTTGCTTTGTTCATGGTATGCGGCATCAGAAATTACCTTCCGATTGGCAAAAATACTTGTCCATAAATGATTCAGTACACTTAATGCAAGAACCAGAAAACCCCAGTGATCCTAATGCTATAGCCATTTATACTCACTCAGGTCTCTGTCTGGGATATGTACCTGCTTTTTACACTGAGGCATTGAATTCATTGTTAAATCAAGGAGCTAAAATAAGGGCTTGTATTGAATATGTAAATGAAAAAGCAACAGCCCATTGGTGGGTAAAAATTAAATGTATCAGTACACCTTTTAGTATTGAGGAAAATGCAAACAAAGAAACAAAACGAATGCTTTCATCAGTGCTATCATAA
- a CDS encoding NAD(P)H-dependent oxidoreductase gives MMSTKRTQQHMVIIAGSTRKKKTSFRFAEAIQKSTEAAGHSATLYHVVDLFEQEGKVEELKKSIAESHTLCLVAPVYTDTLPYPTLWLLEKLASEAPDLLEDKKFFALGQCGFPDVTRCEPLLETCRFFALTTKMRWMGGLGYGGGSLINGVAFESLGSKGKKLLSAMEIAAQDVLADRMISEKAQKLLQGQIPTLLIRPLCTLLNYQIKKEAKQKGVTDLFAKPYQR, from the coding sequence ATGATGAGCACTAAAAGAACACAGCAACATATGGTTATTATTGCCGGCAGTACACGGAAGAAAAAAACCTCTTTTCGCTTTGCCGAAGCCATCCAAAAAAGCACCGAAGCGGCTGGCCATAGTGCAACACTTTACCATGTTGTCGACCTTTTTGAGCAAGAAGGCAAAGTAGAAGAACTCAAAAAGTCTATTGCTGAAAGTCATACGCTTTGCTTGGTCGCACCTGTTTATACCGATACCTTGCCCTATCCCACGCTTTGGCTCCTGGAAAAGCTTGCTTCCGAAGCGCCTGATTTGCTAGAAGATAAAAAATTTTTCGCACTGGGCCAGTGTGGATTTCCAGACGTAACCCGTTGTGAGCCCTTGCTAGAAACCTGCCGATTTTTTGCCCTAACCACGAAAATGCGTTGGATGGGTGGGCTAGGCTACGGTGGTGGTTCCCTCATTAATGGAGTTGCCTTCGAAAGCCTTGGCTCTAAAGGCAAAAAGCTTCTTTCCGCCATGGAAATAGCTGCACAAGATGTACTGGCAGATCGAATGATTTCAGAAAAAGCGCAAAAATTGCTTCAAGGCCAGATCCCAACCTTGCTGATTCGACCACTCTGTACTTTATTGAATTATCAAATAAAAAAAGAAGCCAAACAAAAAGGTGTGACAGATCTGTTCGCAAAGCCTTATCAAAGGTAA
- a CDS encoding HipA domain-containing protein, which produces MFEDISKWEHIGFGGKSTLEKEELRSPDNLTYLIKYPRSFAVGVSWEDITELIAAKIGRIYGLETMTVEIVVRHGKRGCLLRNFVEEQGCDMAEEGGALLSSLTSGYSLLQESSLNKMDLIKAGFQIVEEFDYWSQIKEDFISMLIFDILIGNQDRHPYNWSLLFFSSGYVKLSPIYDNGASLGFRFDDQSLQAYLDNPQKLDKYIKNTKVKAGLFEKKKVSAIDLLTYLSKYYPVEFDRNLIKIEAFDIPCYEDFICSLEYITRYQREWLLAIIPFRIKKIIEWARMLKE; this is translated from the coding sequence TTGTTTGAAGATATTAGTAAGTGGGAGCATATTGGATTTGGTGGGAAAAGTACTTTAGAGAAAGAAGAGCTTAGGTCTCCTGACAATTTGACGTACCTCATAAAATATCCACGGTCATTCGCGGTAGGTGTTTCCTGGGAAGACATCACAGAATTAATTGCAGCAAAAATTGGTAGAATTTACGGACTAGAGACCATGACTGTTGAAATTGTGGTTCGCCATGGAAAAAGAGGTTGCCTTCTACGCAATTTCGTTGAGGAACAAGGATGTGATATGGCGGAAGAAGGAGGCGCATTATTAAGTAGTTTGACATCTGGTTACTCACTCTTACAAGAATCTTCATTAAACAAAATGGATTTAATTAAAGCTGGATTTCAAATTGTGGAAGAATTTGATTATTGGAGTCAGATAAAAGAAGACTTCATATCAATGCTTATTTTTGATATACTTATTGGCAATCAAGATCGCCATCCTTATAATTGGTCTTTGTTATTTTTTTCGTCCGGTTATGTAAAGTTATCGCCCATTTATGATAATGGAGCATCTCTTGGATTTCGTTTTGATGATCAAAGTCTTCAAGCATATCTCGATAACCCTCAAAAGCTTGATAAATACATAAAGAACACAAAAGTAAAAGCGGGATTGTTTGAAAAGAAAAAAGTAAGTGCAATAGATTTGCTGACATATCTTTCGAAGTACTATCCCGTTGAGTTTGATCGGAATCTTATAAAAATAGAAGCATTCGACATACCTTGTTATGAAGATTTCATTTGCTCACTGGAGTATATTACAAGGTATCAACGGGAATGGCTATTAGCGATAATTCCCTTTCGAATAAAGAAAATTATAGAGTGGGCTCGAATGTTAAAGGAGTGA
- the mntA gene encoding type VII toxin-antitoxin system MntA family adenylyltransferase antitoxin has protein sequence MADRFEMKKQKPHIEKTAQKYNLQLLILIGSYGQAHFRPGVSDIDLAFLSDKCITPEQQLQLIMDLALLFQSDKIDLINLQTSSGLMKFEVVTKGRLLYEKEQGDFYRYSLYAQRYYYDTKKFRDQRKAYLQSRLEG, from the coding sequence ATGGCAGATCGCTTTGAAATGAAAAAACAAAAACCACATATAGAAAAAACAGCCCAGAAATATAACCTACAACTACTTATTCTTATTGGAAGTTATGGACAAGCACACTTTCGACCCGGTGTAAGCGACATTGATCTAGCATTCCTAAGTGATAAATGTATCACACCGGAACAACAGCTGCAACTGATTATGGACTTAGCCCTACTCTTCCAATCCGATAAAATCGATCTAATCAATTTACAAACATCATCAGGTCTTATGAAGTTTGAAGTCGTCACCAAAGGCCGCCTTCTCTATGAAAAAGAGCAAGGCGATTTCTATCGATATAGTCTTTATGCGCAACGGTACTACTATGACACGAAGAAATTTCGTGACCAACGCAAAGCGTACCTTCAATCACGTTTGGAAGGGTGA
- a CDS encoding HU family DNA-binding protein: MAKTEKLNTPDVVIAISNQVGCSQRMTRRILDAFSDLVLTNLLEGKQLSLASLGKFYARQTRQGRNPGSTRMAFKATKKVAERLRG, from the coding sequence ATGGCAAAGACAGAAAAGCTTAACACACCCGATGTCGTGATTGCAATCTCGAACCAAGTAGGTTGTTCACAACGCATGACGCGGCGTATCCTCGATGCCTTTTCAGATTTAGTCTTAACCAACTTGTTAGAAGGCAAGCAACTCTCCCTTGCTTCACTGGGAAAATTCTACGCACGACAAACCCGCCAAGGCAGAAACCCTGGCTCTACTCGTATGGCTTTCAAAGCGACAAAGAAGGTGGCAGAGAGGCTTAGAGGCTAG
- the hepT gene encoding type VII toxin-antitoxin system HepT family RNase toxin, with protein MTFIEKEIILEKLLILKGYCEELETISAHLSEEEYKKNTLHKRAIERTIQLIVEVATDINNMILKALKKGPTADYFSSFIELGEAEILPIEFALKIAPSTGLRNVIVHEYQKIDDHIVYSSIQDVLTYYEKYVRYIFRYLGMDSE; from the coding sequence GTGACCTTTATAGAAAAAGAAATCATATTGGAAAAGTTATTAATTCTGAAAGGCTATTGCGAAGAACTAGAGACAATTAGTGCACACCTTAGTGAAGAAGAGTATAAAAAAAATACCCTTCATAAAAGAGCTATTGAGCGAACGATTCAATTGATTGTAGAAGTGGCAACTGATATTAACAACATGATTCTCAAAGCGCTGAAAAAAGGACCGACCGCCGATTATTTTTCATCATTTATTGAATTAGGTGAAGCAGAAATCCTTCCTATAGAGTTTGCACTAAAAATAGCGCCTTCTACAGGTTTGCGTAATGTCATTGTCCATGAGTACCAGAAAATTGATGATCATATTGTTTACAGCTCTATTCAAGATGTACTGACTTATTATGAGAAATATGTCCGATATATTTTCCGATATCTAGGGATGGATAGTGAATAA
- a CDS encoding nucleotidyltransferase domain-containing protein — protein sequence MKYGLQDSTLESIITIFSKNPKIDKAILYGSRAQGNFKNGSDIDVALVGKELDIRELYKISLVLDELYLPYKIDLTIVEKIENQDLIENINRIGITIYEKSISPG from the coding sequence ATGAAATACGGCCTCCAAGACAGTACATTAGAAAGCATAATCACCATTTTTTCCAAAAACCCAAAAATTGACAAAGCAATTCTTTATGGCTCAAGAGCACAAGGGAATTTTAAAAATGGCTCTGATATAGACGTAGCGTTAGTAGGCAAAGAATTAGATATACGAGAACTATACAAAATATCTTTAGTGTTAGACGAACTATATTTGCCCTATAAAATTGATTTAACGATAGTTGAAAAAATTGAAAACCAAGATTTGATTGAAAATATTAATAGAATTGGCATTACAATCTACGAAAAATCAATCTCGCCTGGGTAA
- a CDS encoding DUF4351 domain-containing protein, producing MKQEELLQQKNPNLLAFLPVVDRSCYKENPAKQLSRSADAILKSSLPVHEKREALLQALLLVGYVYNQELMIQFLTEVDELINLEESLAYQEIIKKGEELGEERGKKKALTETLLRQLTIKFGKLSPAFAELIEEQDCNTLQILADKIFDFEKVEELEKYLMSCS from the coding sequence ATGAAACAGGAAGAACTTCTCCAGCAAAAGAATCCGAATCTTTTAGCTTTTCTTCCAGTAGTAGATCGTAGTTGTTACAAAGAAAATCCCGCAAAGCAACTGTCTAGAAGCGCCGACGCCATTCTTAAAAGCTCCCTACCGGTTCATGAAAAAAGAGAAGCTTTACTACAAGCTCTTTTATTGGTTGGATACGTTTACAATCAAGAATTAATGATACAATTTCTTACGGAGGTGGATGAACTGATCAACTTAGAGGAATCCCTTGCCTACCAAGAAATTATCAAAAAAGGCGAAGAACTAGGTGAAGAACGAGGAAAAAAGAAAGCGCTGACAGAAACACTACTTCGCCAGCTAACAATTAAGTTTGGGAAGCTCTCACCAGCTTTTGCTGAGCTTATAGAAGAACAAGATTGTAACACCTTACAGATACTTGCTGATAAAATTTTTGATTTTGAAAAGGTTGAAGAACTTGAGAAATATCTCATGAGTTGCTCCTAG
- a CDS encoding tyrosine-type recombinase/integrase: MKKASSNFLESFQDFLLERGASQRTIEAYTEDVMSYCTWHQQSQGSIPKPEEITSIDLREYQSYLRNNRSMKPASLNRRLIGLKSYLKWAEEVGYIDRLPTFPKLARQQKSPPKALERKEQNRLLRQVERKAKARDTALIRLMLSCGLRVGEVVSLKTTDINMGERQGFVTVRSGKGFKWREVPVPNEARKAIQEWLEEREQKKIETEWLFPSRDCLKDPLSIRRVEQILTDYAQRSGIENLTPHTLRHTAATNMIQSGADIVTVATVLGHESLDTTMVYTRPGKRVMTEALEKSEM; this comes from the coding sequence ATGAAAAAAGCTTCGTCTAATTTTTTAGAGTCATTTCAAGACTTCCTCCTAGAGCGTGGAGCTTCGCAAAGAACAATAGAAGCTTACACAGAAGACGTCATGTCGTACTGCACATGGCACCAACAGTCACAAGGAAGCATTCCAAAGCCAGAAGAGATCACATCAATAGACCTGCGTGAATACCAGTCCTACCTTCGCAACAATCGCTCCATGAAGCCAGCTAGCTTGAACCGCCGTCTCATCGGACTGAAAAGCTACCTAAAGTGGGCAGAAGAAGTGGGCTACATAGACCGTCTACCCACATTCCCCAAGCTAGCAAGGCAACAGAAAAGCCCACCAAAAGCATTAGAGCGCAAAGAGCAGAACCGCTTGCTTCGCCAGGTTGAAAGAAAAGCAAAAGCAAGAGATACAGCTCTAATCCGCTTGATGCTTTCTTGTGGACTAAGAGTTGGAGAAGTCGTTAGCTTAAAAACCACAGACATAAACATGGGCGAACGACAAGGTTTTGTAACCGTCCGCTCAGGCAAAGGATTCAAGTGGCGAGAAGTCCCTGTTCCCAATGAAGCCAGAAAAGCAATCCAAGAGTGGCTAGAAGAAAGAGAGCAAAAGAAAATAGAGACAGAATGGCTTTTTCCATCAAGAGATTGCCTCAAAGATCCTCTATCAATCCGACGAGTAGAGCAGATCTTAACGGACTACGCCCAAAGATCAGGAATCGAGAATCTAACACCCCACACCCTCCGTCACACAGCAGCCACCAACATGATCCAATCAGGTGCCGATATCGTCACTGTCGCAACGGTACTGGGCCATGAAAGCTTAGACACCACCATGGTTTATACAAGACCAGGCAAGCGTGTTATGACAGAAGCGTTAGAAAAGAGCGAGATGTAG
- a CDS encoding DUF4351 domain-containing protein — protein MVDRESYNEKPQEHLNKSTEAILNSSLPTHEKRQVLMQASLLAGLVHDEVLIKRIFSEVENMINIEESSTYRLIIERGERKALSEALIRLLTIKFGELSPTYAERIQEQELTALQTLTDKIFELDKLEDLEKFLH, from the coding sequence ATGGTAGATCGAGAATCTTATAACGAAAAACCTCAAGAGCATTTAAACAAAAGTACTGAAGCTATTCTGAACAGTTCTTTACCTACTCATGAGAAAAGGCAAGTTCTAATGCAAGCAAGTTTATTGGCCGGTCTTGTCCATGATGAAGTGTTGATTAAAAGAATATTTTCGGAGGTGGAAAACATGATTAACATAGAAGAGTCTTCTACCTATCGTCTTATTATTGAGCGGGGTGAAAGGAAAGCGCTGTCGGAAGCTCTAATTCGTCTGCTCACAATTAAGTTTGGTGAGCTATCACCGACTTACGCTGAACGAATTCAAGAGCAAGAATTAACGGCGTTGCAGACTCTTACTGACAAAATCTTTGAATTGGATAAGCTAGAAGATCTAGAGAAATTTCTTCATTAA
- a CDS encoding NAD(P)H-dependent oxidoreductase gives MGAVILNATESENTILHDIESLLTKKLAQKNVPVHAFQLRKQRILPCTACGSCSMQSPGLCVAQDDQHEIMKAIVNNSLLVLLTPIRFGGYNSLLKKAADKFQLMALPTFACYQGHMIRAGRYNNLKALLAIGIEEIELPGQAKSFAALVEHNALNMQVSYHQALTFKRSQSLGQIEAVIATTLKECCHDEH, from the coding sequence ATGGGAGCCGTCATTCTCAATGCCACAGAAAGTGAAAACACCATCTTGCACGATATTGAAAGCTTGCTAACAAAAAAGCTGGCCCAAAAGAATGTGCCAGTACACGCTTTTCAGCTTCGCAAACAACGCATCCTACCTTGTACAGCTTGTGGTAGTTGTTCCATGCAATCGCCAGGACTTTGTGTGGCCCAAGATGATCAACATGAAATAATGAAAGCTATTGTGAACAACTCTCTATTAGTGCTACTTACGCCCATTCGTTTTGGCGGTTATAACAGTTTGCTCAAAAAAGCAGCTGACAAATTTCAACTTATGGCCTTGCCTACTTTTGCCTGCTACCAGGGGCATATGATCCGTGCTGGACGATACAATAACCTGAAAGCCTTGCTTGCTATTGGTATAGAAGAAATAGAACTACCAGGGCAAGCTAAGAGCTTTGCAGCACTGGTGGAACATAATGCTCTGAATATGCAAGTGTCTTATCATCAAGCACTTACTTTTAAACGATCCCAATCTCTCGGCCAAATAGAAGCTGTCATTGCGACGACCCTAAAGGAGTGCTGCCATGATGAGCACTAA
- a CDS encoding helix-turn-helix domain-containing protein, producing MNFHELLNSLVKRKNKSIRSLAAEANVSFGHLARLLRDPNTGVPTITVLDGLALVLDISFTELFHVAKRLAPICEVPQEPTLFGHKWLSGEEINTLYRSLFHAVAFQDGALKSAELRRHCIAVAFQDEIFEGNEEGRTFVAPEMSDSALMDKYYVNIVSEIEATPEDAVERLLVFFKLTNVDPDEFIYLINGFHPDDFTHNWDAPNLRHKLLKLAAWQKEVSAYLPEGSEAIFDKYLSFWTNHYFAEKKRSAFLSKVKVQSFPDESEVEPKYEVNIHSTGNVTEIVIRLPNDYAGQTTKEILALLNKRLK from the coding sequence ATGAATTTTCATGAATTGCTAAATAGTTTGGTCAAGAGAAAAAACAAGTCCATTCGATCGCTTGCTGCAGAAGCGAATGTTTCCTTTGGCCACTTAGCTCGTTTGTTGCGGGATCCTAATACGGGTGTACCGACGATAACTGTTTTAGATGGTCTAGCTCTAGTACTTGATATTTCCTTCACTGAACTTTTCCATGTTGCCAAGCGGCTTGCTCCTATCTGTGAAGTTCCTCAAGAACCGACTTTGTTCGGTCATAAGTGGCTGAGTGGTGAAGAGATTAATACTTTGTACCGTTCTTTGTTCCATGCTGTAGCTTTTCAGGATGGTGCGCTGAAGAGTGCGGAATTGCGCCGTCATTGCATTGCAGTTGCTTTTCAAGATGAAATCTTCGAGGGCAATGAAGAAGGACGTACTTTTGTGGCACCTGAAATGTCTGATTCTGCTTTGATGGATAAATACTATGTCAATATAGTAAGCGAGATAGAAGCGACACCTGAAGATGCTGTGGAGCGTCTATTGGTGTTTTTCAAGTTAACGAATGTTGATCCAGATGAGTTTATTTATCTGATCAATGGTTTTCATCCTGATGATTTCACCCATAATTGGGATGCGCCCAATCTACGACATAAGCTATTAAAGCTAGCAGCCTGGCAAAAAGAAGTTTCTGCTTATCTTCCGGAAGGCTCGGAAGCTATTTTCGATAAGTACCTATCTTTTTGGACAAACCACTACTTTGCTGAAAAAAAGCGGTCTGCCTTTCTGTCGAAAGTCAAAGTTCAAAGCTTTCCTGATGAGAGTGAAGTTGAGCCTAAGTATGAGGTCAATATCCACAGCACAGGCAACGTTACGGAAATCGTGATTCGACTGCCCAACGATTATGCTGGGCAAACGACGAAAGAGATTCTGGCTTTGCTTAATAAGCGCTTAAAATAA
- a CDS encoding nucleotidyltransferase domain-containing protein, which yields MVDSNVREEIKKIVLQYAEQVNKEFKLKEIYLYGSYIKGNHTEDSDIDVAVVAENFTGDLVEDTFRLMKLRRKIDYRIEPHPFLVDDFHENNPEAKEVIKSGLKVV from the coding sequence ATGGTTGATAGCAATGTTAGAGAAGAAATAAAAAAAATTGTATTGCAATATGCAGAGCAGGTAAACAAAGAGTTTAAGTTAAAAGAGATTTATCTGTATGGTTCCTATATCAAAGGTAACCATACAGAAGACAGTGATATAGATGTTGCTGTGGTTGCAGAAAACTTCACAGGTGATTTGGTTGAAGATACATTTCGTTTAATGAAATTAAGAAGAAAAATAGACTATCGAATTGAGCCTCATCCTTTTTTGGTTGATGATTTTCACGAGAATAATCCAGAGGCCAAAGAAGTTATAAAAAGTGGTTTAAAAGTTGTTTAA
- a CDS encoding DUF4351 domain-containing protein, protein MINLEESSIYRLIIKKGEERGKRKALTEMLIQQLTAKFGKLSPDYSERIKEQELETLQVLVAKIFEFNKPEDLEEYLH, encoded by the coding sequence ATGATTAACTTAGAAGAATCTTCCATCTATCGTCTTATTATTAAGAAAGGCGAAGAGCGGGGTAAAAGAAAAGCATTAACAGAAATGCTAATTCAGCAACTGACAGCTAAGTTCGGAAAGCTCTCGCCTGACTATTCAGAGCGTATTAAAGAGCAGGAGCTTGAGACATTGCAAGTTCTAGTTGCTAAGATCTTTGAGTTCAACAAACCAGAGGATCTTGAGGAATACCTTCACTAA